The following are encoded in a window of Arthrobacter sp. NicSoilB4 genomic DNA:
- the rpsD gene encoding 30S ribosomal protein S4: MANNTRARRTARLSRALGIALTPKAAKYMERRPYGPGEHGRARKKQDSDYAVRLREKQRLRAQYGIREAQMTRAFEEARRTKGLTGENLIELLEMRLDALVLRAGFARTIAQARQLVVHRHILVDGIRVDRPSFRVSEGQLVHVHSRSETMPPFQVAAAGAHRDVLPMVPAYLDVKLDALQARLVRRPKRSEVPVTCEEQLVVEFYAR; encoded by the coding sequence GTGGCTAACAACACTCGTGCTCGCCGTACCGCACGCCTCTCGCGTGCACTCGGCATTGCTCTGACCCCCAAGGCCGCCAAGTACATGGAGCGCCGCCCGTACGGCCCCGGTGAGCATGGCCGTGCCCGCAAGAAGCAGGACTCTGACTACGCCGTACGTCTGCGCGAAAAGCAGCGTCTGCGCGCCCAGTACGGCATCCGCGAAGCCCAGATGACCCGTGCCTTCGAAGAAGCACGCCGCACCAAGGGCCTGACCGGTGAAAACCTGATCGAACTGCTCGAAATGCGTCTCGACGCCCTCGTGCTGCGTGCAGGCTTCGCCCGTACGATCGCCCAGGCCCGCCAGCTGGTAGTCCACCGCCACATCCTGGTCGACGGCATCCGCGTTGACCGCCCGTCTTTCCGCGTCTCTGAGGGCCAGCTGGTCCACGTTCACAGCCGCAGCGAGACCATGCCTCCGTTCCAGGTTGCAGCAGCCGGCGCTCACCGCGACGTCCTGCCGATGGTTCCGGCATACCTGGACGTCAAGCTTGACGCCCTGCAGGCACGCCTGGTCCGTCGCCCCAAGCGCTCTGAGGTCCCCGTGACCTGCGAAGAGCAGCTCGTTGTGGAATTCTACGCACGCTAG
- a CDS encoding cupin, whose translation MSLNFVTALAVKSFDVPDKKRCPENAEYDLVTVNDYSVARLILGPGWRWSESIRPFEQTELCQHHHLGFCISGMMEVESSDGLRTTIHPNDTYTIPPGHDEWVAGPASFVAVEFLGAASFGRRSSRGVHART comes from the coding sequence ATGTCCTTGAATTTCGTCACAGCCCTGGCAGTCAAGTCGTTCGATGTACCGGACAAGAAGCGGTGCCCGGAAAACGCCGAATACGACCTTGTCACCGTGAACGACTACTCGGTGGCCCGCCTCATTCTCGGACCGGGGTGGCGGTGGTCCGAGTCGATCAGACCCTTCGAACAGACCGAGCTGTGCCAGCACCATCACCTCGGGTTCTGCATCTCGGGGATGATGGAAGTGGAATCCTCCGACGGGCTGCGGACCACGATCCATCCCAACGACACCTACACGATTCCGCCCGGCCACGATGAATGGGTGGCAGGGCCGGCTTCGTTCGTGGCCGTGGAATTCCTGGGTGCCGCGTCCTTCGGGCGGCGCAGCAGCCGGGGCGTGCACGCCAGGACCTGA
- a CDS encoding replication-associated recombination protein A: MEDDGDADQPGDARRVSPRSPLAVRMRPRTLDDVVGQQHLLGQGSPLRQLAAGTDATGPAGPSSLILWGPPGTGKTTLAHVIAKGPGRKFVELSAITAGVKDVRRVMDEALTARDLFKTTTVLFLDEIHRFNKAQQDALLPGVENRWVVLVAATTENPSFSVVSPLLSRSLLLTLKPLTDADVEGLLLRAATDDRGLGGKVELSDEALAHLVRLSGGDARRALTALEAAAGVAFGDADDADAAGEAAAAPMKIELKHTERALDVASVRYDRAGDQHYDVVSAFIKSIRGSDVDAALHYLARMLEAGEDPRFVARRIVISAAEDVGMADPTALQTAVAAAQAVQLIGMPEGRIILAEAVVHLATAPKSNAAYLGINQAIADVRAGLGNGIPAHLRDAHYPGSKQLGHGQGYKYAHDAPHSVATQQYPPDDLVGRNYYEPTANGAERDISTRLERLRKIIRGK; the protein is encoded by the coding sequence ATCGAGGATGACGGCGACGCCGACCAGCCCGGCGACGCCCGCAGAGTCTCCCCGCGCAGCCCGCTCGCCGTCAGGATGCGGCCGCGGACACTCGATGACGTGGTAGGCCAGCAGCACCTCCTTGGCCAGGGCTCGCCGCTGCGCCAGCTCGCCGCAGGAACGGACGCCACCGGACCCGCTGGCCCCAGTTCGCTGATCCTCTGGGGCCCTCCCGGTACCGGCAAGACCACGCTCGCCCACGTCATCGCCAAGGGTCCAGGCCGGAAGTTCGTCGAGCTCTCCGCCATCACCGCCGGCGTCAAGGACGTCCGCCGCGTGATGGACGAGGCCCTCACCGCCCGGGACCTCTTCAAGACCACCACCGTGCTGTTCCTTGACGAGATCCACCGCTTCAACAAGGCCCAGCAGGACGCCTTGCTGCCCGGCGTCGAAAACCGCTGGGTTGTCCTGGTCGCGGCAACCACCGAAAACCCGTCCTTCTCCGTCGTCTCCCCGCTGCTCTCGCGGTCCCTGCTGCTGACGCTCAAACCGCTGACCGACGCCGACGTCGAGGGCCTTCTCCTGCGGGCCGCAACTGATGACCGCGGGCTCGGCGGCAAGGTTGAGCTCAGCGACGAGGCCCTGGCGCACCTCGTCCGGCTCTCCGGCGGGGACGCCCGCCGGGCACTGACCGCGCTCGAGGCGGCGGCCGGCGTCGCGTTCGGGGACGCGGACGACGCCGACGCAGCAGGGGAGGCCGCGGCGGCTCCGATGAAGATCGAACTCAAGCACACGGAACGTGCCCTGGACGTCGCCTCGGTCCGCTACGACCGCGCCGGCGACCAGCACTACGACGTCGTCAGTGCCTTCATCAAGTCCATCAGGGGCTCCGACGTCGACGCTGCCCTGCACTACCTCGCCCGGATGCTCGAGGCGGGGGAGGACCCGCGGTTCGTGGCCCGGCGCATCGTCATTTCCGCGGCCGAGGACGTCGGCATGGCCGATCCGACGGCGCTGCAGACCGCCGTCGCAGCGGCGCAGGCCGTGCAGCTCATCGGCATGCCGGAAGGCCGCATCATCCTGGCCGAGGCCGTGGTCCACCTCGCCACCGCACCCAAATCCAACGCCGCCTACCTGGGCATCAACCAGGCGATCGCCGACGTCCGCGCCGGCCTGGGCAACGGCATCCCTGCCCACCTGCGCGACGCCCACTACCCGGGGTCCAAGCAACTTGGCCACGGGCAGGGCTATAAATACGCCCATGACGCACCCCATTCCGTGGCCACCCAGCAGTACCCGCCGGACGATCTGGTGGGCCGCAACTACTACGAGCCCACGGCCAACGGTGCGGAGCGGGACATTTCCACCCGGCTGGAGCGGCTGCGAAAGATAATCCGGGGCAAGTAG
- a CDS encoding acVLRF1 family peptidyl-tRNA hydrolase, which translates to MTTTESRVAFVSGARLPGWVERFAASHGTLAEEELDGGLQLRAADGAVALLQAPWPADGRPGRGEDAVARLASLASQPRGIGAVLVRRGGYSVAVVSGGAVLASKTGTRHVQSRTAAGGWSQQRFARRRANQADALVEAVAEHAARIFAEHRIEYLAPGGDRTLAEQVLAEPVLKQYATRPRLAFLDVPDPRAAVLKKAAADQCAVRILVTDPPNAPKAHPQE; encoded by the coding sequence ATGACAACCACCGAGTCCCGTGTGGCCTTCGTCTCCGGCGCCCGGCTGCCGGGGTGGGTGGAGAGATTCGCGGCGAGCCACGGCACGCTGGCCGAGGAGGAGCTCGACGGCGGGCTGCAGTTGCGTGCTGCGGACGGGGCCGTGGCCCTGCTGCAGGCGCCGTGGCCGGCGGACGGCCGCCCCGGGCGCGGCGAAGACGCCGTCGCCCGCCTCGCATCCCTGGCGTCCCAGCCGCGGGGCATCGGGGCGGTACTGGTCCGCCGCGGAGGCTACTCCGTGGCAGTGGTGAGCGGCGGAGCTGTGCTCGCGTCCAAGACCGGGACCCGGCATGTCCAGTCCCGGACGGCTGCCGGCGGCTGGTCGCAGCAGCGCTTTGCCCGGCGGCGGGCCAACCAGGCCGATGCGCTGGTGGAGGCCGTGGCGGAGCATGCCGCGCGGATTTTCGCGGAGCACCGGATCGAGTACCTGGCTCCCGGCGGCGACCGGACCTTGGCCGAGCAGGTTCTCGCCGAACCGGTGCTGAAGCAGTACGCCACACGGCCGAGGCTGGCGTTCCTCGATGTCCCGGATCCGCGCGCCGCAGTGCTGAAGAAGGCCGCCGCGGACCAGTGCGCGGTGCGGATCCTGGTGACGGATCCGCCTAACGCCCCTAAGGCTCACCCGCAGGAGTAG
- a CDS encoding HNH endonuclease signature motif containing protein encodes MDSTDWSAEGRAALAAVVALTTALDPVTAAGVDQTGPSVAAADHVDSRPDPLGGDPLRDVADACLDGLAELARRDARSAALKVRLLAEYVSAARALVPPAASPQERTAQEMALVAEVACVLTVSERSASALLTESQALTAALPLTLGALQAGTLSWQHARIMVDETAVLDPASAAALEAHFLDPDAPGPARGCPAGELVPSRFRAKARTWRERHHPVSIEIRHARCAADRRVEFVPDRDGMAWLNAYLPADTAAGIWERTTTAARTLQGPDEARTLTQLRADIAATLLLTGNGTASAGPGTPDGIAGGLAGGGTGMVGLVGDVPVPRAQVLITVPVMSLLGASDEPAMLDGYGPIPPSMARRLIAGGADSFHRVLTDPRDGAPLEIGRTSYRPTKVQRQWLRLRDGKCPFPGCNNHSLDNEADHLLAWADGGTTGIANLGQPCRKHHRLKHGSAWTPAGATMNDPPGWVSPSGRHYRSEHQDWEPPHWPDHLLPADARRGQGADPGQHPDPAPAGGPGPDPGRDPETELPPDPFPDWHLFTAGHRWAAADIDDPGWPEPIEDPYPECLLIQHA; translated from the coding sequence ATGGACAGCACGGACTGGAGTGCGGAGGGCAGGGCGGCCTTGGCTGCTGTCGTTGCGTTGACTACGGCGTTGGATCCCGTCACCGCGGCCGGCGTTGATCAGACTGGTCCGTCCGTTGCCGCCGCTGATCATGTTGATTCCCGGCCTGATCCGTTAGGGGGCGATCCGTTGCGGGATGTGGCGGATGCATGTTTGGACGGGTTGGCCGAGTTGGCCAGGCGTGATGCTCGTTCCGCGGCTTTGAAGGTGCGGCTCCTCGCGGAATACGTGAGCGCGGCCAGGGCGTTGGTGCCGCCCGCAGCGTCCCCGCAGGAGCGCACCGCCCAGGAGATGGCTTTGGTGGCGGAGGTCGCGTGTGTCCTGACGGTGAGTGAACGTTCCGCCAGTGCCCTGCTGACAGAATCGCAGGCATTGACGGCGGCGCTGCCGCTGACCTTGGGAGCCCTGCAGGCCGGGACGCTGTCCTGGCAGCACGCCAGGATCATGGTGGACGAGACCGCCGTCCTTGACCCGGCCTCGGCGGCCGCGCTGGAGGCGCACTTCCTGGACCCCGACGCGCCGGGTCCGGCCCGCGGGTGCCCGGCGGGGGAGTTGGTGCCGTCCCGGTTCCGCGCCAAGGCACGCACGTGGCGGGAACGCCACCACCCGGTCAGCATCGAAATACGCCACGCCAGGTGCGCGGCGGACCGGCGGGTGGAGTTCGTCCCGGACCGCGACGGCATGGCCTGGCTCAACGCCTACCTCCCGGCCGACACCGCCGCCGGGATCTGGGAACGGACCACCACCGCGGCCCGCACCCTTCAGGGCCCGGACGAGGCCCGGACCCTGACCCAGCTGCGCGCCGACATCGCCGCGACCCTGCTCCTCACCGGCAACGGGACCGCAAGCGCCGGCCCGGGGACTCCGGACGGGATCGCTGGCGGGTTGGCCGGCGGTGGGACCGGGATGGTTGGCCTGGTCGGGGATGTGCCGGTCCCGCGGGCGCAGGTCCTGATCACCGTCCCGGTGATGTCCCTGCTGGGCGCCAGTGACGAACCGGCCATGCTGGACGGGTACGGGCCGATCCCGCCGTCCATGGCCCGCCGCCTGATCGCCGGCGGCGCCGACTCGTTCCACCGGGTCCTGACCGACCCCCGCGACGGCGCACCGCTGGAGATCGGCCGGACCAGCTACCGCCCGACGAAGGTCCAGCGCCAGTGGCTCCGCCTCCGTGACGGCAAATGCCCGTTCCCCGGCTGCAACAACCACTCCCTGGACAACGAAGCCGACCACCTCCTGGCCTGGGCCGACGGCGGCACCACCGGGATCGCCAACCTGGGCCAGCCCTGCCGCAAACACCACCGCCTCAAACACGGGTCCGCCTGGACACCAGCCGGCGCCACCATGAACGACCCGCCGGGATGGGTCTCACCCTCAGGCCGGCACTACCGGAGCGAACACCAGGACTGGGAACCACCCCACTGGCCGGACCACCTCCTGCCCGCAGATGCACGCCGGGGGCAAGGCGCAGATCCGGGACAGCACCCGGACCCGGCGCCCGCCGGAGGCCCCGGCCCGGATCCAGGGCGGGATCCCGAAACGGAATTGCCCCCGGATCCCTTCCCCGACTGGCACCTATTCACGGCCGGGCACCGATGGGCCGCCGCAGACATAGATGACCCGGGCTGGCCAGAGCCTATCGAGGACCCGTATCCGGAATGCCTCCTGATCCAACACGCCTGA
- a CDS encoding DM13 domain-containing protein yields MSQATMTRGTVARTVTPSKVELELAGFSTGDGDDLYVHLNPGTLEPSASGERGLSSTEYFVVAPLKAQMGTQYYDLTAEWQTLPKIRSVTIYRSSSDVQEAYGTANLAER; encoded by the coding sequence GTGTCACAGGCAACCATGACGCGCGGCACCGTCGCCCGGACGGTAACTCCGTCGAAGGTAGAGCTGGAGCTCGCTGGATTCTCGACTGGAGATGGCGACGATCTTTACGTGCACCTCAACCCTGGCACCCTGGAGCCTTCGGCCTCCGGGGAACGTGGGCTCAGTTCCACGGAATACTTTGTGGTGGCACCCCTGAAAGCACAGATGGGCACTCAGTATTACGATCTGACTGCCGAGTGGCAGACACTACCGAAGATCAGAAGCGTCACCATCTACAGATCCAGCTCCGACGTCCAGGAAGCCTACGGCACGGCAAATCTCGCAGAGCGTTAA
- a CDS encoding GNAT family N-acetyltransferase: MPELIEPTGRLHAAWIEAHAEWGPGVHEDGFGLLPTDDVGSTAGFAAWVERLAGESERCTYRWIVEDGQVLGGIALRHEGHHLAPRAGHIGYGIRPTGRRRGLATWALGRMVREAEVRGMERLLVVCKAGNAASARTIERHGGILEDDAGNGAVLRYWIRTDRLQDLR; encoded by the coding sequence ATGCCCGAGCTGATCGAACCCACCGGACGGCTGCACGCGGCCTGGATAGAGGCGCATGCCGAGTGGGGTCCCGGCGTCCATGAAGACGGGTTCGGGCTGTTGCCGACGGACGACGTCGGGTCCACAGCCGGATTCGCGGCGTGGGTGGAACGGCTGGCAGGGGAGTCGGAACGCTGCACGTACCGCTGGATTGTTGAGGACGGCCAAGTGCTCGGCGGGATCGCGCTGCGTCACGAGGGACACCATTTAGCGCCGCGGGCCGGACACATCGGCTACGGAATCCGGCCGACGGGCCGCCGGCGCGGACTGGCAACCTGGGCTCTTGGTCGTATGGTCCGCGAGGCGGAAGTGCGGGGGATGGAACGCTTGCTGGTTGTCTGCAAGGCTGGAAACGCCGCCTCGGCAAGGACCATAGAGCGCCATGGCGGCATCCTCGAGGATGACGCCGGGAATGGCGCTGTGCTGCGCTACTGGATCAGGACCGATCGATTGCAGGATCTCAGATGA
- a CDS encoding ASCH domain-containing protein encodes MLYANEQRVLDAANELVGRMGDSPNHTVAAAAMDTEGRIFTGTNVYHFTGGPCAELVVLGAAATAGAGPLTTMVAVSNDSRGVIAPCGRCRQTLLDLHPDCFVIVPTAEGPDCTPIHELLPFAYHYPGAAAERIVRFNSAYFDRVRSGRKTATTRYRDPVETGPALFIFEDDDGYRRLHGVIDDVEELRFDELTPEHAELEGASSLQALRTALRQHYPRLADEALISFVRFHLEEPRSQVAVRMAEVTSP; translated from the coding sequence ATGTTGTATGCCAACGAACAGCGTGTACTGGACGCGGCGAACGAGCTCGTGGGCCGGATGGGTGATTCCCCGAACCACACGGTCGCCGCAGCCGCGATGGACACGGAAGGGCGGATTTTCACCGGCACGAACGTATACCACTTCACCGGGGGACCGTGCGCCGAACTTGTCGTTCTCGGGGCAGCGGCGACGGCTGGTGCCGGGCCACTGACGACAATGGTCGCGGTAAGCAATGACAGCAGGGGCGTCATTGCCCCCTGCGGACGCTGCCGCCAGACTCTCCTGGATCTGCACCCGGACTGCTTCGTCATCGTGCCCACGGCGGAAGGGCCGGACTGCACGCCCATTCACGAGCTTTTGCCTTTCGCCTATCACTACCCCGGGGCCGCGGCCGAACGGATTGTCCGGTTCAACAGTGCCTACTTCGACCGCGTCCGGTCCGGTCGGAAGACGGCGACCACCAGATATCGGGACCCGGTTGAAACCGGACCCGCACTCTTCATCTTCGAAGATGATGACGGGTACCGCCGGCTCCACGGCGTGATTGACGACGTCGAAGAGCTCCGCTTTGACGAATTGACGCCGGAACACGCGGAACTGGAGGGAGCATCTTCGCTGCAAGCACTGCGTACGGCACTGAGGCAGCACTACCCCCGCCTTGCGGACGAAGCATTGATTAGTTTTGTCCGATTCCATCTTGAGGAGCCTCGCAGCCAGGTTGCTGTGCGCATGGCCGAGGTTACGTCCCCTTGA
- a CDS encoding AAA family ATPase — translation MHSHSDPLPSPPKRVLVAGVSGVGKTTLARRIAAMTGGPHTEIDALFHGPEWTPRPEFLADVRSLIRTESWTTEWQYDAARPLLAGRAEVLVWLDLSFARVTLPRLVRRTIRRRWTREELWNGNREAPLWTVLTDPDHIVRWAIRSRRNYHSAVPGLLHAYPHLTIVRLRSQKEAEVWLAGPLAGAVSASARDRQRSPVACPDDC, via the coding sequence ATGCATTCTCATAGCGACCCGCTGCCCTCTCCCCCGAAGCGCGTGCTCGTGGCAGGCGTATCGGGCGTCGGCAAGACGACGCTCGCCCGGCGAATCGCTGCCATGACGGGAGGTCCGCACACTGAGATCGACGCGCTTTTCCATGGCCCGGAATGGACGCCACGCCCGGAGTTCCTCGCCGACGTCCGTTCTCTGATCAGGACCGAGTCGTGGACCACCGAGTGGCAATACGACGCCGCGCGTCCTCTGCTCGCGGGGCGCGCAGAGGTGCTGGTCTGGCTCGACCTGTCATTTGCACGCGTGACGCTTCCCCGCCTCGTCCGGCGCACGATCCGCCGCCGCTGGACCCGCGAGGAGTTGTGGAACGGCAACCGCGAAGCGCCCTTGTGGACGGTTCTCACCGATCCTGACCACATCGTGCGCTGGGCCATCAGGTCCCGGCGGAACTACCACTCGGCCGTGCCCGGCCTCCTGCATGCGTACCCGCACCTCACCATTGTGCGGCTGCGTTCGCAGAAGGAAGCCGAGGTTTGGCTGGCCGGGCCGCTCGCCGGCGCGGTCAGCGCGTCCGCACGTGACCGGCAAAGGAGCCCGGTAGCCTGTCCGGATGATTGCTGA
- a CDS encoding class I SAM-dependent methyltransferase, with product MIAEDHLESVRSTYDVVAESYARLLPDAGFEAPTDRGMIEAFATHVAEGTAQTVVDAGCGTGRMTRLLASRGVDVSGIDVSAGMIAVARRNSPGLSFEVGELADLPFADGQLGGVFAWYSIIHTPASDLPRVFADFFRVLAPGGHALLSFHVGEGTRHLSRAYGHDVSLEARLFTPEVIAEHLADAGFDVAAQLTRPPRSQEKTPQAVLLAHRPG from the coding sequence ATGATTGCTGAAGATCACCTTGAAAGCGTCCGGTCAACGTACGACGTCGTCGCGGAAAGCTACGCGCGCCTGTTGCCCGACGCCGGCTTCGAGGCACCGACGGACCGCGGCATGATCGAAGCTTTCGCCACCCATGTGGCCGAGGGAACCGCACAAACGGTCGTCGATGCCGGGTGCGGGACGGGACGCATGACACGGCTGCTGGCGTCACGGGGCGTGGACGTATCGGGAATTGATGTGTCCGCCGGGATGATTGCCGTGGCCCGCCGCAACAGTCCCGGGCTCAGCTTCGAGGTCGGCGAACTTGCGGATCTACCCTTCGCGGACGGGCAGCTGGGCGGGGTCTTCGCCTGGTATTCGATTATCCATACGCCGGCATCGGATCTCCCCCGGGTGTTCGCCGATTTCTTCCGCGTGCTGGCGCCCGGAGGCCACGCCCTGCTCAGCTTCCACGTCGGCGAGGGTACCCGGCATCTCTCGCGCGCCTACGGCCACGACGTGTCGCTGGAGGCCCGGCTCTTCACGCCGGAGGTCATCGCGGAGCACCTGGCGGACGCCGGCTTCGACGTGGCCGCCCAGCTGACCCGCCCGCCACGTTCCCAGGAAAAGACGCCCCAGGCCGTACTCCTCGCACACCGGCCGGGCTGA
- a CDS encoding GNAT family N-acetyltransferase: MAREPMPGIEALMDAAWPAAEREESGGWVLRAASGVTQRANSVWPREPGGDAHRQLAALREARLWYRNRRLPLIFQIFEDPRYAPLNALLDEEGFTRQSETLVLVRDRGTDTAAADPGVEISTEPTPEWLRLWWSVDGRGDDAAVAVARGILERCPSLYALVRDDDGRPAAVGRLAIPPGGEDGTGGLYCMATRPDARRRGYAARILGALLREGDARGAGSYWLLVMASNAGARELYARAGFLTAGRYLYRQERPKRHLTGC; encoded by the coding sequence ATGGCACGGGAACCGATGCCCGGTATTGAAGCGCTGATGGATGCCGCCTGGCCCGCCGCGGAGCGCGAGGAATCCGGCGGCTGGGTACTCCGCGCCGCCTCCGGGGTGACCCAGCGGGCCAACTCAGTATGGCCCCGCGAACCCGGCGGCGACGCGCACCGGCAGCTGGCCGCGCTCCGCGAGGCACGCCTCTGGTACCGGAACCGCCGGCTGCCGCTGATCTTCCAGATATTCGAGGACCCGCGCTACGCCCCGCTCAACGCTCTCCTTGACGAGGAAGGGTTCACCCGGCAGTCCGAGACACTGGTGCTGGTACGGGACCGCGGCACCGATACTGCGGCGGCTGATCCCGGCGTCGAGATTTCCACGGAGCCTACCCCGGAGTGGCTGCGCCTGTGGTGGAGCGTGGACGGACGCGGCGACGACGCAGCCGTGGCCGTCGCCCGCGGGATCCTCGAACGCTGCCCCTCCCTGTACGCCCTCGTGCGCGACGACGACGGCCGGCCGGCCGCCGTCGGACGCCTTGCCATTCCTCCAGGCGGGGAAGACGGAACAGGCGGGCTGTACTGCATGGCGACGCGCCCCGACGCCCGGCGGCGCGGCTATGCGGCCCGGATCCTGGGTGCGCTGCTGCGTGAAGGCGACGCCCGGGGCGCCGGCAGCTACTGGCTGCTGGTGATGGCCTCCAATGCCGGCGCCCGGGAACTCTACGCCCGCGCGGGATTCCTGACGGCGGGCCGGTACCTTTACCGGCAGGAACGGCCGAAGCGGCACCTGACGGGCTGCTGA
- the aspS gene encoding aspartate--tRNA ligase, which yields MLRTHDLGSLRSEHIGQTVTLAGWVGRRRDHGGVAFVDLRDASGVSQVVVREEEVFHGLRNEFVLQIVGTVSRRPEGNENPALATGEIEVMAEKVTILNTSDPLPFQIDEHVEVGEEARLKHRYLDLRRPGPARNLRLRSEANRVARELLHQDGYVEIETPTLTRSTPEGARDFVVPARLAPGSWYALPQSPQLFKQLLQVGGFEKYYQIARCYRDEDFRADRQPEFTQLDIEASFVEQDDIIRLGESIVKALWKLIDVEIPTPIQRITYHDAMARYGSDKPDLRFGQELTELTEFFKDTNFGVFKAPYVGAVVMPGGASQARRALDAWQEWAKQRGAKGLAYVLYKEDGELAGPVAKNLTDTERAGLADAVGAKPGDCIFFAAGEKTPSRALLGAARVEIGHRTGLINPADWAFCWVVDAPMFEPAAAAVASGDVAVGAGKWTAVHHAFTSPKPEFMDSFDQDPESALSYAYDIVCNGNEIGGGSIRIHERDVQERVFELMGLDKEDAQTKFGFLLEGFKFGAPPHGGIAFGWDRVVALLAGVESIRDVIAFPKSGGGFDPLTQAPAPITAQQRKEAGVDFKPEAKKAAPPVADDAK from the coding sequence GTGCTGCGCACACATGACCTCGGATCCCTTCGTTCCGAGCACATTGGACAAACCGTAACCCTCGCCGGCTGGGTCGGCCGGCGTCGTGACCACGGTGGTGTCGCCTTCGTTGACCTGCGCGACGCTTCGGGCGTGTCCCAGGTGGTCGTCCGTGAAGAAGAGGTCTTCCACGGCCTGCGCAACGAGTTCGTGCTGCAGATCGTGGGCACCGTTTCCCGGCGTCCCGAGGGCAACGAGAACCCCGCGCTGGCCACCGGCGAGATCGAGGTCATGGCCGAGAAGGTCACCATCCTCAACACCTCCGATCCGCTGCCCTTCCAGATCGACGAGCACGTCGAAGTGGGCGAGGAAGCCCGCCTCAAGCACCGCTACCTCGACCTGCGCCGCCCCGGCCCCGCCCGCAACCTGCGCCTGCGCTCCGAGGCCAACCGCGTGGCCCGCGAACTGCTCCACCAGGACGGCTACGTCGAGATCGAAACCCCGACGCTGACCCGTTCGACGCCGGAAGGCGCCCGTGACTTCGTGGTCCCCGCACGCCTGGCACCGGGTTCCTGGTACGCGCTGCCGCAGTCCCCGCAGCTGTTCAAGCAGCTCCTGCAGGTGGGCGGCTTCGAGAAGTACTACCAGATCGCCCGCTGCTACCGCGACGAGGACTTCCGCGCGGACCGCCAGCCGGAATTCACCCAGCTCGACATCGAAGCCAGCTTCGTCGAGCAGGACGACATCATCCGTCTCGGCGAGAGCATCGTCAAGGCACTGTGGAAGCTGATCGACGTCGAAATCCCGACTCCGATCCAGCGCATCACGTACCACGACGCCATGGCCCGCTACGGCTCGGACAAGCCGGACCTGCGCTTCGGCCAGGAGCTCACCGAACTCACCGAATTCTTCAAGGACACCAACTTCGGCGTCTTCAAGGCGCCTTACGTCGGTGCCGTTGTGATGCCGGGCGGCGCCTCCCAGGCCCGCCGCGCCCTCGACGCTTGGCAGGAATGGGCCAAGCAGCGCGGCGCCAAGGGCCTGGCGTACGTCCTGTACAAGGAAGACGGCGAACTCGCCGGTCCCGTGGCAAAGAACCTCACCGACACCGAGCGTGCGGGCCTGGCCGACGCGGTCGGCGCCAAGCCCGGCGACTGCATCTTCTTCGCCGCCGGCGAGAAGACCCCGTCCCGCGCCCTCCTGGGCGCTGCCCGTGTGGAGATCGGCCACCGCACCGGCCTGATCAACCCCGCAGACTGGGCCTTCTGCTGGGTCGTGGACGCACCGATGTTCGAACCCGCAGCAGCCGCAGTGGCGTCCGGTGACGTCGCCGTCGGCGCCGGCAAGTGGACCGCCGTGCACCACGCATTCACCTCACCCAAGCCCGAGTTCATGGACAGCTTCGACCAGGATCCCGAGTCGGCCCTGTCCTACGCCTACGACATCGTCTGCAACGGCAACGAAATCGGCGGCGGCTCGATCCGTATCCACGAGCGCGACGTGCAGGAACGGGTCTTCGAGCTCATGGGCCTGGACAAGGAGGACGCCCAGACCAAGTTCGGCTTCCTGCTTGAGGGCTTCAAGTTCGGCGCGCCTCCCCACGGCGGCATCGCCTTCGGCTGGGACCGTGTGGTCGCGCTGCTGGCAGGCGTCGAGTCCATCCGCGACGTCATCGCGTTCCCGAAGTCCGGCGGCGGCTTCGACCCGCTGACCCAGGCTCCGGCCCCGATCACGGCGCAGCAGCGCAAGGAAGCCGGCGTGGACTTCAAGCCGGAAGCCAAGAAGGCTGCTCCGCCGGTGGCAGACGACGCCAAGTAG